The following coding sequences lie in one Glycine soja cultivar W05 chromosome 16, ASM419377v2, whole genome shotgun sequence genomic window:
- the LOC114389175 gene encoding monosaccharide-sensing protein 3-like: MREVVIVAIAATLGNLLVGWDSSTIAGGLSYIKQEFHLETDPTLEGLIVSTSFLTGTVVTIFSGTVSDMLGRRPMLITSSIMFFLSGLVMLWAPNVLVVLLSRLLDGIAIALTITLTPLYISEIAPPDIRGTLNTLPQFSCSGGMFVAYIMVFWLSLMENPSWRAMLGVVSVPAVAYFFLAVLYLPESPPWLVSKGRITEAKKVLQRIRGTDDVSGELALLAEGMNPGGENTTIEEYIVAPAGDLIANKEAGRDCIKLYGPHQGGVSMVAQPLSGQGSMVSRSMLTLSRQGSIVAQAANLKDPLVNLFGSMHENVTPLEAGAGSRSMLMGEPDQSPYGNSENLHAPLLSAQGSTVERVGSKDMLKVGSNNTDIGGGWKLVYKSTDQGGKREGARQRVYLRADPNAAVLSQQGSFVSGYDLHADGSTEAFPAAALVSHSVISPKDMSIKPEVAAKRTGWGGLLDLGVRRALVVGIGLQVLQQAAGINGFLYYAPQILEQAGVGPLLSNLGISSRSASLLVNVITTFTMLPCIAVSMRLMDIAGRRSIMLYTIPILVVSLMVLVLRDSFHMGSTLNATITAVSVMVYESCFCMGLGVIPNILCSEIFPTSVRGICISICSLTFWICTLIVTSLFPFLLHLLGLTGVFGLFVVGCIIAWIFVYLKVPETKGMPLEVIIEFFSIGAKPE, translated from the exons ATGAGGGAGGTTGTGATTGTTGCAATTGCTGCTACACTTGGGAATCTTCTGGTTGGATGGGATAGTTCAACCATTGCtg GGGGGCTGAGTTACATCAAACAAGAGTTCCACTTGGAAACAGACCCCACCCTAGAGGGTCTAATTGTGTCCACATCGTTTCTCACTGGCACTGTTGTCACAATATTCTCTGGGACAGTCTCCGACATGCTCGGAAGGCGTCCTATGCTGATAACATCATCGATCATGTTTTTCCTCAGCGGTTTGGTGATGCTGTGGGCACCTAATGTTCTCGTGGTTCTGTTGTCGAGGCTGTTGGATGGAATAGCCATTGCACTGACTATAACACTCACTCCCCTCTACATATCAGAGATTGCACCACCTGACATCAGAGGCACTCTCAACACTCTCCCTCAGTTTTCGTGTTCCGGGGGAATGTTTGTGGCGTACATCATGGTGTTCTGGTTGTCCCTGATGGAGAATCCAAGTTGGAGAGCAATGCTTGGCGTTGTGTCTGTTCCTGCTGTTGCTTATTTTTTTCTGGCTGTGCTTTACCTCCCTGAATCTCCTCCTTGGCTTGTGAGTAAAGGGAGAATCACTGAGGCTAAGAAAGTTTTGCAAAGAATTCGCGGCACTGACGATGTTTCAG GGGAATTGGCTCTGCTGGCTGAGGGTATGAATCCAGGGGGTGAAAACACCACCATAGAAGAGTACATAGTAGCCCCCGCCGGTGACCTCATAGCCAACAAGGAAGCAGGAAGGGATTGCATAAAGCTCTATGGACCCCACCAAGGAGGAGTTTCAATGGTTGCACAACCATTGAGTGGACAAGGTAGCATGGTATCTCGCAGCATGTTAACCTTGTCTCGccaaggaagcattgttgcacaggCTGCAAATCTCAAAGACCCTCTAGTCAATCTCTTTGGGAGCATGCATGAGAATGTTACCCCCCTTGAAGCTGGTGCAGGTTCAAGAAGCATGCTAATGGGGGAGCCAGATCAGAGCCCCTATGGCAACAGTGAGAACCTGCATGCTCCATTGCTTTCAGCACAAGGGAGCACTGTGGAGAGGGTTGGATCCAAAGACATGTTAAAAGTTGGGAGCAATAACACTGACATTGGTGGAGGTTGGAAATTGGTTTATAAATCAACTGACCAGGGTGGGAAAAGGGAAGGGGCACGCCAAAGGGTGTATCTGCGTGCAGATCCTAATGCTGCAGTATTGTCTCAGCAAGGATCTTTTGTTTCTGGCTATGATTTGCATGCAGATGGTAGTACTGAGGCTTTTCCAGCAGCTGCACTTGTTAGTCACTCAGTTATCAGCCCTAAGGATATGAGCATCAAACCAGAAGTTGCTGCCAAACGTACTGGTTGGGGAGGTTTGTTGGATTTAGGAGTCAGGCGCGCATTGGTTGTTGGAATTGGACTGCAAGTTCTTCAGCAG GCTGCTGGCATAAATGGATTTCTATACTATGCTCCCCAGATTCTTGAACAGGCAGGTGTTGGGCCACTTCTGTCAAATTTGGGTATTAGTTCAAGATCTGCTTCATTACTTGTAAATGTCATTACAACATTCACTATGCTCCCTTGTATAGCCGTTTCCATGAGGCTCATGGATATTGCTGGCAGGAG GTCAATAATGCTATACACAATACCCATTCTGGTAGTGTCTCTCATGGTACTAGTACTTCGGGACTCATTTCACATGGGTTCCACCCTTAATGCAACAATCACTGCAGTGAGTGTTATGGTATACGAAAGCTGCTTCTGCATGGGACTTGGTGTGATTCCAAACATCTTGTGTTCAGAAATCTTCCCAACAAGTGTTCGCGGAATATGCATTTCTATTTGCTCCCTCACATTTTGGATCTGCACATTGATAGTCACTTCTTTATTTCCCTTCTTGCTCCATCTCCTTGGTCTTACTGGGGTCTTTGGATTATTCGTTGTTGGGTGCATCATTGCATGGATATTTGTCTACTTGAAAGTTCCTGAAACAAAGGGCATGCCTCTTGAAGTCATCATTGAGTTCTTCTCTATTGGTGCGAAGCCTGAATGA
- the LOC114390953 gene encoding plant intracellular Ras-group-related LRR protein 4-like — MNLLPARSVDETVEEIMRLHRSLPARLGIEEVEAARTLVANVEREDQAKLEAVARARERKGPHVPEELFAVLQEMQKSVVLFQSKEQRREALKLLDLENVHVLFDELIQRASNCVSSRSGSKNSVLKRETSSSSSVSVSAFKKEPVKSSEILFTRDDNYMNKIKPNFYPDGYTIGPSVSSKPLILDSSIIPASTSGEDKLSLIKLASLMEVSAKKGTRELILQNKLMDQVDWLPDSIGKLSSLIKLDLSENRITVLPSTIGGLSSLTSLNLHSNKIAELPECVGDLLSLVYLNVGGNQLSSLPASLGRLVHLEELDLSSNQLSVLPDAIGSLVSLKVLNVETNDIEEIPHSIGRCVALRELCADYNRLKALPEAVGKIESLEVLSVRYNNVKQLPTTMSSLSNLKELNVSFNELEYVPESLCFATSLVKMNIGNNFADMRSLPRSIGNLEMLEELDISNNQIRVLPDSFRMLTRLRVLKVEENPLEIPPRHVAEKGAQAVVRYMADLVEKKDAKLQPLIKKKKGWAHHMCFFSKSNKRKRDGVDFVKT; from the exons ATGAACCTGTTACCGGCGCGATCCGTGGACGAAACTGTGGAGGAGATAATGAGGCTGCACCGGTCGCTACCGGCTCGGCTGGGAATCGAGGAAGTGGAGGCGGCAAGGACTCTGGTCGCGAACGTGGAGCGCGAGGACCAGGCGAAGCTTGAGGCCGTGGCACGTGCGAGGGAGCGCAAGGGCCCGCACGTGCCGGAGGAGCTCTTCGCGGTGCTGCAGGAGATGCAGAAGAGCGTGGTGCTCTTCCAGAGCAAGGAACAGAGGCGCGAGGCGCTCAAACTCCTCGATCTCGAAAACGTCCATGTCCTGTTCGACGAATTGATTCAGAGAGCTTCCAATTGCGTCTCCTCGCGCTCGGGTTCGAAGAACTCCGTTTTGAAACGggaaacttcttcttcttcttccgtttCTGTTTCTGCGTTCAAGAAAGAGCCTGTGAAGAGTTCCGAGATACTGTTCACGAGAGATGATAACTATATGAATAAGATCAAACCCAATTTCTACCCTGATGGGTATACAATTGGGCCCAGTGTCTCATCCAAACCGCTGATACTTGACTCCTCGATAATACCCGCGTCCACTTCAG GTGAAGATAAGTTGAGTTTGATAAAACTGGCTAGCTTGATGGAAGTTTCTGCGAAGAAAGGTACACGCGAGCTCATATTACAGAACAAGTTGATGGACCAAGTTGATTGGCTTCCTGATTCAATAGGGAAGTTATCTAGTTTGATCAAATTGGATTTATCTGAGAATCGAATTACGGTGCTGCCTTCAACGATTGGAGGCCTTTCTTCCTTGACAAGTTTGAATTTGCATTCGAATAAGATCGCGGAGCTTCCGGAGTGTGTTGGAGATCTCTTAAGTCTTGTGTATCTAAACGTAGGGGGAAACCAGTTATCATCTTTACCTGCTTCGTTGGGCAGATTGGTGCATCTTGAGGAACTTGATTTGAGCTCCAACCAGCTTTCAGTGCTTCCTGATGCCATAGGGTCTCTTGTCAGCCTAAAAGTACTGAATGTGGAGACAAATGACATAGAAGAAATTCCGCATTCCATTGGTCGTTGTGTTGCACTTAGGGAGCTTTGTGCAGATTATAACAGGCTCAAGGCCCTGCCTGAGGCTGTGGGGAAGATTGAGAGCCTTGAGGTATTGTCTGTGAGGTACAACAATGTCAAACAGCTACCTACGACAATGTCGTCTCTGTCGAACTTGAAGGAGCTCAATGTGAGTTTTAATGAGCTTGAGTACGTGCCTGAGAGCCTGTGTTTTGCTACCTCGCTTGTGAAGATGAACATAGGGAACAACTTTGCTGACATGCGATCCTTGCCGAGGTCCATTGGGAACCTTGAAATGCTTGAGGAGTTGGATATCAGCAACAATCAGATTCGTGTCCTTCCTGACTCTTTTAGGATGCTCACTCGTTTACGTGTCCTGAAAGTGGAAGAGAATCCTCTTGAAATACCTCCAAGACATGTAGCTGAAAAGGGAGCACAG GCTGTGGTCAGGTACATGGCTGATCTTGTTGAGAAGAAGGATGCTAAATTGCAGCCActtattaagaagaaaaagggtTGGGCTCATCATATGTGCTTCTTTTCAAAGTCAAACAAAAGGAAGCGTGACGGCGTTGATTTTGTTAAAACCTGA